Within the Vagococcus carniphilus genome, the region GTTCCTCTTAAAAAAGATAAATAAAATTGAATGACATATTTAATAATCGGAATGTCAAGTAAACCAATAGACGTGAGTAGAATCCCTAGGACATTGCCAATAATGAATGAAGCAATGCTAATCACTAATGTAAAAGGAAGTCCTTTTAAAACAAAAGGAAAGGATTCAATGATTAATGAAATATCAATTGTTGGAAAGTACATAAACTTACTCTTCTACAGAAACAGACTCGACTGTCGGAATATCAACTTTTTTTGATACATCTTCGCCAAAGAAATCTTCAGATATTTTTTTCATTGTGCCGTCTTTTTTCATTTCTTTAATTGTTTTATCTATCTCTTCTTTTAACTCTTGATTTTTTTTGTTGAATAGTAAGCCACTTTCTGATGGATTAAAGTAAACATCTTTTAAAATCATAACAGGAATATCGGGTAGAGCGTTTACTGACATTTTTTGTAAGTAATAGTCATTTAGAATCACATCAGTTCTTCCATTAGCGACATCAGTTAAATATTGATCGTTGGTGGCATTATCATAACTGATTAACTCAGCTCCGTACTTTTCTGCTATTTTCATATAACTTGTCGTCGCTTCACCAGCTGCCTTTTTATCTTTCAAATCTTCCAATTTTTTAATTCCTGATTGGTCTGATTTTCTGACAATCATACTACCAAATGAATATTTAATAGGTTCAGATATTAGAAACTTATCTTTTCGACTATCACTTAAAGAAAAATCATTTGCTGCAAAATCAACAGAATTATTTTGGATAGAAGCAAGCATTCCATCAACGTTTAGTTCTTTAAAAGTCACTTTTTTATCCATTCGATTGGCAATCTCTTTAACAACTTCAATATCATAGCCAGTTAACTTATTGTCATCATTATAATAAGATGATGGAAATAGTGTACCAGATGTAGCTACAACCCATTCCTTTTTATCATCTACTGACTGCTCATTCTTTGATGTACATCCCATTAAAGCAATCAATCCAACTGCTAGTAAAGTCCCTAAAAATCCTTTTTTCTTCATCTCTATTTCTTTCCTTTCGAAACAATAATTTTTAATCCGCTTCGATTATAGTCAAATTTAGGTTGTTTAGAAACTTTTTGATAACAAGTAAATGAGTGAGCAAGGTAAAAGCTTGATTTTGCTCTTTGTTTAATTGAAAATACAGACAAAATTGTTTTTTAAGAGTTTTATTGTAGTTCTATGAATGACTGAAAATATGTTATAATATCAAAGTATATTTAAAGATTGGAGCATGAATATGGAAGGAATTATTCCTGTTTGGAAACCGCGTGGTATGACAAGTCATGACTGCGTATTTA harbors:
- a CDS encoding transporter substrate-binding domain-containing protein — translated: MKKKGFLGTLLAVGLIALMGCTSKNEQSVDDKKEWVVATSGTLFPSSYYNDDNKLTGYDIEVVKEIANRMDKKVTFKELNVDGMLASIQNNSVDFAANDFSLSDSRKDKFLISEPIKYSFGSMIVRKSDQSGIKKLEDLKDKKAAGEATTSYMKIAEKYGAELISYDNATNDQYLTDVANGRTDVILNDYYLQKMSVNALPDIPVMILKDVYFNPSESGLLFNKKNQELKEEIDKTIKEMKKDGTMKKISEDFFGEDVSKKVDIPTVESVSVEE